In Manis pentadactyla isolate mManPen7 chromosome 3, mManPen7.hap1, whole genome shotgun sequence, a single window of DNA contains:
- the ZNF16 gene encoding zinc finger protein 16 isoform X3: MPSLRARPEEAEMEPPVPGLSPWIPEAQACVSDAPAVTHPGSSFCGPLRCGITEPGTSPHHQQPDWDTRTEDKVFLQKEELPEDLESQAEISENSSSNASQGPGLGEPCDGALGRAWGAPDKRQAQPHCPEGCLTPVAVPLWSPLGEKELDCGDFESSFGLSPSPGTFQAMPMGERPGVYVCSPSFQHSASLTSHEALCPAESPLICNACGKTFRGNPDLIQHQITHTGQKSFMCSVCGKSFSQNSLLKSHLQCHMGEKPYTCEECGKAFHAHSDLMRHRGDHSREPYACSECGKAFHQSSSLKKHQRVHAGERPYACGECGKAFRRSSNLVQHQRVHSGEKPYVCSECGKAFRRSSNLIKHHRVHTGEKPFECGECGKAFSQSSHLRKHQRVHTGERPYMCSECGKPFSRVSNLIKHHRVHTGEKPYKCPDCGKAFSQSSSLIQHRRIHTGEKPHVCDVCGKAFSYSSVLRKHQIIHTGEKPYACGVCGKAFSHSSALVQHQGVHTGEKPYECHECGKTFSRSSNLILHQRVHTGEKPYECTECGKTFSQSSTLIQHQRIHNGLKPHECNQCGKAFNRSSNLIHHQKVHTGEKPYTCVECGKGFSQSSHLIQHQIIHTGERPYKCHECGKAFSQRSVLIQHQRIHTGVKPHECAACGKAFSQRSKLVKHQLVHTRQ; encoded by the coding sequence ATTGGGACACCAGGACTGAGGACAAGGTGTTTCTCCAGAAGGAAGAACTTCCTGAGGATTTGGAATCACAGGCAGAAATATCAGAAAACAGTTCCAGCAATGCTTCCCAGGGTCCTGGGCTTGGGGAGCCCTGTGATGGAGCACTGGGAAGGGCGTGGGGGGCTCCTGACAAGAGGCAGGCACAGCCCCACTGCCCAGAGGGGTGCCTCACACCAGTGGCTGTGCCTCTCTGGAGCCCCctgggggagaaagaattggactGTGGTGATTTTGAGAGCAGCTTTGGTCTGAGCCCAAGCCCAGGGACCTTCCAGGCAATGCCTATGGGAGAGAGGccaggtgtgtatgtgtgcagcCCCAGCTTCCAACACAGTGCAAGCCTAACTAGCCATGAGGCGCTCTGCCCAGCTGAAAGCCCGCTTATATGTAACGCATGTGGGAAAACCTTCAGAGGAAACCCTGATCTCATACAGCATCAGATAACCCACACTGGACAGAAGTCCTTCATGTGTAGCGTGTGTGGAAAATCCTTCAGCCAGAACTCACTTCTTAAAAGTCATCTGCAGTGTCACATGGGTGAGAAGCCCTACACCTGTGAGGAGTGCGGGAAAGCCTTCCATGCACACTCGGACCTCATGAGGCACAGGGGTGACCACAGCAGAGAGCCTTATGCATGCAGTGAGTGTGGGAAGGCCTTTCACCAGAGCTCCAGCCTCAAAAAGCACCAGAGGGTCCATGCAGGCGAGAGGCCCTATGCGTGTGGGGAGTGCGGGAAAGCTTTCCGGCGGAGCTCCAACCTGGTCCAGCACCAAAGGGTCCATTCTGGGGAGAAGCCGTAtgtgtgcagtgaatgtgggaaggccttccGGCGGAGCTCAAACCTCATCAAACACCACAGGGTCCACACAGGTGAGAAGCCATTTGAGTGTGGGGAGTGTGGGAAGGCATTCAGCCAGAGCTCGCATCTGAGGAAGCATCAGAGGGTCCACACAGGGGAGAGGCCATACATGTGCAGTGAATGTGGCAAGCCATTCAGCCGCGTCTCCAACCTCATCAAGCACCACAGGGTCCATACGGGAGAGAAGCCCTATAAATGCCCCGACTGCGGGAAGGCCTTCAGCCAGAGCTCCAGCCTCATTCAGCACCGGAGAATCCACACTGGGGAGAAGCCGCACGTATGTGACGTGTGCGGAAAGGCTTTCAGTTACAGCTCAGTGCTCAGAAAGCACCAGATAATCCACACGGGAGAGAAACCTTATGCGTGTGGTGTCTGTGGGAAGGCCTTCAGCCACAGCTCAGCCCTCGTTCAGCATCAGGGTGTGCACACAGGTGAGAAGCCCTACGAGTGCCATGAGTGTGGGAAGACGTTCAGCCGCAGCTCCAACCTTATCCTGCACCAGCGAGTTCATACAGGAGAGAAGCCCTATGAATGCACTGAGTGTGGGAAGACCTTCAGCCAGAGCTCAACTCTCATTCAGCATCAGAGGATTCATAATGGATTGAAACCCCATGAATGTAACCAGTGTGGTAAAGCCTTCAACCGAAGCTCAAACCTCATTCACCACCAGAAagttcatactggagagaagccGTACACGTGTGTCGAGTGTGGGAAGGGCTTCAGCCAGAGCTCACACCTCATTCAGCATCAAATAATCCACACCGGCGAGAGGCCCTACAAGTGCCATGAATGCGGGAAGGCCTTCAGCCAGCGCTCCGTCCTCATCCAGCACCAGCGCATCCACACTGGTGTGAAGCCCCACGAGTGTGCTGCCTGCGGAAAGGCCTTCAGCCAGCGGTCCAAGCTGGTCAAGCACCAGCTGGTCCACACCAGGCAGTGA
- the ZNF16 gene encoding zinc finger protein 16 isoform X4: MPSGGRAALPRVWLRVRVARLPQSGEAGSSHAQPQSSPRRGRNGTPGSWTVPLDPRSPGLYWDTRTEDKVFLQKEELPEDLESQAEISENSSSNASQGPGLGEPCDGALGRAWGAPDKRQAQPHCPEGCLTPVAVPLWSPLGEKELDCGDFESSFGLSPSPGTFQAMPMGERPGVYVCSPSFQHSASLTSHEALCPAESPLICNACGKTFRGNPDLIQHQITHTGQKSFMCSVCGKSFSQNSLLKSHLQCHMGEKPYTCEECGKAFHAHSDLMRHRGDHSREPYACSECGKAFHQSSSLKKHQRVHAGERPYACGECGKAFRRSSNLVQHQRVHSGEKPYVCSECGKAFRRSSNLIKHHRVHTGEKPFECGECGKAFSQSSHLRKHQRVHTGERPYMCSECGKPFSRVSNLIKHHRVHTGEKPYKCPDCGKAFSQSSSLIQHRRIHTGEKPHVCDVCGKAFSYSSVLRKHQIIHTGEKPYACGVCGKAFSHSSALVQHQGVHTGEKPYECHECGKTFSRSSNLILHQRVHTGEKPYECTECGKTFSQSSTLIQHQRIHNGLKPHECNQCGKAFNRSSNLIHHQKVHTGEKPYTCVECGKGFSQSSHLIQHQIIHTGERPYKCHECGKAFSQRSVLIQHQRIHTGVKPHECAACGKAFSQRSKLVKHQLVHTRQ, encoded by the coding sequence ATTGGGACACCAGGACTGAGGACAAGGTGTTTCTCCAGAAGGAAGAACTTCCTGAGGATTTGGAATCACAGGCAGAAATATCAGAAAACAGTTCCAGCAATGCTTCCCAGGGTCCTGGGCTTGGGGAGCCCTGTGATGGAGCACTGGGAAGGGCGTGGGGGGCTCCTGACAAGAGGCAGGCACAGCCCCACTGCCCAGAGGGGTGCCTCACACCAGTGGCTGTGCCTCTCTGGAGCCCCctgggggagaaagaattggactGTGGTGATTTTGAGAGCAGCTTTGGTCTGAGCCCAAGCCCAGGGACCTTCCAGGCAATGCCTATGGGAGAGAGGccaggtgtgtatgtgtgcagcCCCAGCTTCCAACACAGTGCAAGCCTAACTAGCCATGAGGCGCTCTGCCCAGCTGAAAGCCCGCTTATATGTAACGCATGTGGGAAAACCTTCAGAGGAAACCCTGATCTCATACAGCATCAGATAACCCACACTGGACAGAAGTCCTTCATGTGTAGCGTGTGTGGAAAATCCTTCAGCCAGAACTCACTTCTTAAAAGTCATCTGCAGTGTCACATGGGTGAGAAGCCCTACACCTGTGAGGAGTGCGGGAAAGCCTTCCATGCACACTCGGACCTCATGAGGCACAGGGGTGACCACAGCAGAGAGCCTTATGCATGCAGTGAGTGTGGGAAGGCCTTTCACCAGAGCTCCAGCCTCAAAAAGCACCAGAGGGTCCATGCAGGCGAGAGGCCCTATGCGTGTGGGGAGTGCGGGAAAGCTTTCCGGCGGAGCTCCAACCTGGTCCAGCACCAAAGGGTCCATTCTGGGGAGAAGCCGTAtgtgtgcagtgaatgtgggaaggccttccGGCGGAGCTCAAACCTCATCAAACACCACAGGGTCCACACAGGTGAGAAGCCATTTGAGTGTGGGGAGTGTGGGAAGGCATTCAGCCAGAGCTCGCATCTGAGGAAGCATCAGAGGGTCCACACAGGGGAGAGGCCATACATGTGCAGTGAATGTGGCAAGCCATTCAGCCGCGTCTCCAACCTCATCAAGCACCACAGGGTCCATACGGGAGAGAAGCCCTATAAATGCCCCGACTGCGGGAAGGCCTTCAGCCAGAGCTCCAGCCTCATTCAGCACCGGAGAATCCACACTGGGGAGAAGCCGCACGTATGTGACGTGTGCGGAAAGGCTTTCAGTTACAGCTCAGTGCTCAGAAAGCACCAGATAATCCACACGGGAGAGAAACCTTATGCGTGTGGTGTCTGTGGGAAGGCCTTCAGCCACAGCTCAGCCCTCGTTCAGCATCAGGGTGTGCACACAGGTGAGAAGCCCTACGAGTGCCATGAGTGTGGGAAGACGTTCAGCCGCAGCTCCAACCTTATCCTGCACCAGCGAGTTCATACAGGAGAGAAGCCCTATGAATGCACTGAGTGTGGGAAGACCTTCAGCCAGAGCTCAACTCTCATTCAGCATCAGAGGATTCATAATGGATTGAAACCCCATGAATGTAACCAGTGTGGTAAAGCCTTCAACCGAAGCTCAAACCTCATTCACCACCAGAAagttcatactggagagaagccGTACACGTGTGTCGAGTGTGGGAAGGGCTTCAGCCAGAGCTCACACCTCATTCAGCATCAAATAATCCACACCGGCGAGAGGCCCTACAAGTGCCATGAATGCGGGAAGGCCTTCAGCCAGCGCTCCGTCCTCATCCAGCACCAGCGCATCCACACTGGTGTGAAGCCCCACGAGTGTGCTGCCTGCGGAAAGGCCTTCAGCCAGCGGTCCAAGCTGGTCAAGCACCAGCTGGTCCACACCAGGCAGTGA